DNA sequence from the Plodia interpunctella isolate USDA-ARS_2022_Savannah chromosome 19, ilPloInte3.2, whole genome shotgun sequence genome:
AACTAGAGCGCccatttcatacaaaaaaaaaatcaaaatcaactaaaacaattagttaaaaaattgCTCAGaaaagtttgtaatttttgtttaacttGTTCCGGTGTCTTCTAGTCGGCACTCTCCTTAGTCACATTGCCtagttattatttgaattaagcttaaaaaaaaatttgaagacTTGACTACTTACTGAAGTGATTCACAGTTTTCATGCCTAACTAactgaattaataattttcacggaaaaacaaaaacaatcttTAAAGATAACTAAAagaggtaaatatatatttttgtgtgcagttttaatacctttttttataaaattttataaaaaaaagtgttaaatCTAATACCAAATAattcttacataaaaataaactcaaattttaacgatatttttgtattattttatttcagtggTAGTGACGTCGGCGCCGGCCAACGAGGCGGAGCTGCAGCTATACAGGGTGATGCAACGCGCCAGCCTGCTCGCATATTACGATACTCTGTTAGAAATGGGTTAGTTTACGTCTATAgcagtaataatatttaggcCCTGATTCGTCGCTTgcagattcaaattcaaattcaaatcatttattcagaaattagaccttcacaggcactttttctcatcaatctttatatttatagttatttctcacaagctacaaactactggcataaagtatctgataacTACAGATGCCGGCTACAggtgccgacgcgaatgaatgattttacaTTGcgaagtttgtatgagagattttatttaccgcaataaaaaaaaccagcaatgtaggTATACGCCGAacccgccaaagtttggcaaactgttcagTGTTAGTGATAGCctgcataatatttaaaaatattttgtgttacgTCGAGCATCCGCATAAATGTTAATCGTTCTAGACGGTTCGCGGGCGcgctatttttttctatatatactGTTTTGGAAATCCTCACAATTCCCATCGAACCATTTAGCAAAAAATGTCATGTAATTTAATGATAACCGAGAAATTTTCACGcggaaataaaaatcaaataataaacaacatcattttgtgtttatctCTTGCTTATTAATCtcttaaaacaaagtaaatatttatctatattttgaaaaaccaCTCTAGAAACCCAAAACCTACAAAATTTTACCTATATCAATGATGCGCAGACTGCAAAGTACACACATCGTACATAGACACATTTCACAgacatcaaaataataataattgattaaaaaaaaaactaattttaaaacactCTCCATAGGAACCCAAGAAAAAACACTTTCTCATCGCTTCCGAGACGtccaaaaaatacatttccatAATCCAAAAAAAAACCAACCAGACATCGCCAtgcaaatttcttttttttttttctttaaatccGCCAATTACGCGCCCCAAGGAAGGGTTCTGGCCAGCAtcattcacttttttttttctttggcaAAATGGTCACGTAGCTATTTGCATATTTGCCTAAATTAAAACTCGAACGCTTGTTTTTTCTCGAATCACACGTTTTTTCAAGGAGCATTTAATGTTATGAAGTTACCTCACTCGATAGAAAGACTTGCATATTAATGTGATAAATGGGATtagaatttattacattttttaggCTTGAGAATGTCAAGCGTTGTTTTGTTAACATTATTACTTATAGTTATAGGATTATGAAAAggttttgtctttttttacaagctttattGCAACTTGTGATGTATTATGTAAGTGTGTATGTTCGGGtagaatcttgtaactcaattttgaagcagttATCTAAACGATTGAGCTGAAGTACAAACGTTTTGGTTGGATGTCAATGTATTATGATTAACATGATCTGATCGTGCACCCAAGAACGGCTCCCGACGAAAAAACTCCACAGCGGTCTACTGTATGGACATGATATTTGTCAtgcattgaatgcaacaaaatctttgtaacaacaataaaagcttagcTCAAAATTGTTTCTTTGGAAAAAACTTTTCACTTTTCATGACTACTTACTTTCACTGTccataaatacctacttttgaGCTTTCAAATAGGATTTTCACTTTCAAGAATATGAATGTTAagtcgtaatttttttaaaattttgattccaGGAGGCGACGACGTCCAGCAGCTTTGCGACGCTGGCGAGGAAGAATTCCTCGAGATAATGGCACTAGTCGGCATGGCCTCCAAGCCACTCCACGTCAGGCGGCTCCAGAAGGCCCTCCAAGAATGGGTCACCAACCCAGCCCTCTTCCAAATCCCCATAGTCCCAAACCTCTGCCCCACAGAAAACCCTTTCATGCAATGCAACCAAAGACTACTTAACATCCCATCAAATATACCTTCAGTTCTACCCCGAACCGTCGCATCACCTGAAAATAACCGTCCCATGTATAGTCCTTCACCTGGCGCTCCAGAAAACAGCTGTGGTTCCACTACGTCAGCCCCAAACGCGAGTCCAATTCACCAACCTACCACATTTACCAAAATAGTCTTACCGTCATCACCAGCCCCAACTACCCCTGTGACGTCATCAGCTTCTAGATCTTTCTCACCGCAAAGTGCCTGTCCGCCTGCATCGGCCGGATCCAGTCCATCATCAGTAACATCACCGGTTCAATTAACGCCAGTGCTTTTAGACATACATGTACAGAAATTGGCTGCAGCTGCAGAAAAGTTGAGCAAACATTTGTCGCCATTAGAACCGAAGCCACAGAATACGAAGAAGAAGATGTGTAAAGAATTGGAGCTGGTGATGATGATGCCCGAGTCGGATCCGCGAAGGATGGAGGAGATCAGGAAATATGCGGCGATATACGGGCGGTTTGACTGCAAGAGAAAGCCAGAGAAGCCGTTAACTCTACATGAGGTAAGTTTGTAAACATTAACACTTCTACAATTTTTCATTTGGTTGTTTTCTGGttcatttgttatatttttctgcTGTTTGGtgcttgtttatttacattaccaGGTAAGAAATGTCTAAGTTTTGAAACTTTTCtagttgtttttattcaacttaaaaatattcatcttCAAAGATAATCTTGACTTTACTGtgtcttattaaaatattttagatacaCCTACAATATCTAGAATTTTATGTTCTTAAAATTTGACTCCAGAGAATTGATATCAAACATTTCCCTAACTGCAGATTATGGTGAATGAGGTAGCCGCACAGATGTGTCGCTGAGATGTGAATGATGTGATACTAATATCTGTAAATCTTGACCAAACACTATTGCTTTTCTGCAGGTGATGGTAAACGAGGCAGCCGCCCAGATGTGCCGCTGCGTGCCCGCGCTGCTGACGCGGCGCGACGAGCTGTTCCCGCTGGCGCGGCAGCTCGTGCGCAGGGCCGGCCTGCACTACTCCAAGCACGGGTCAGTCTGCATAATAGCATATTTCAATCAATAGATTCATACATTGTTCAACGGCCTTGCTAAAGCAACCGCCAGCATTAACAATGCAGTCACGGTTGTCACTAAATATGAAAGACgtgtatgtattaaataatattagttaactATCTCCTTTTCCAGACTCCCCCCGAGTGCTTCGCTGGAGGACCGTGACCACGAAGACGAGACGCCCAGCAAGCGGCCGCGGCAGGTCGTTGACCTCACCGTGTAGACCTAGCATTACTGGTTCATGGGCACTAACCTTTATACCGTCCCCACGATCATAATATTATGGGATTTGAAGAAAATCTTAATAGCACTAACTATTATTAACCACCCTTGAtgacaaaataatttctagaaaattctatttatatcaTCTTTGCGTTATTGGAAACTAACGTTTCTTCATAAACTTTGCTAGACTCATTTCACATCACGTTGAAAATTGCCAACACCAATTTGCAACATTGATAAAatggaagaagaagaattaattatgaaatacaaGAATATCAAAATTGTTATGATTCAATTCATTTGCATAGGGTTCACATAAAAACatctttaatattaacactaaattaaaaatgcgtCTTCAGTGGGAATCAATGTCAActagaatacatttttcatgtaACTgtcatgaaaaatatattctaattgACATTGGTCCTAATATAAAGCCCTTCGGAACTCCATAACTATTCTTACTTTCTCTTAACAATcttattagaatttttataataaatcgtCCTAATACtgaataataatcatttatatagtttgtatatataattttcaaatagttTTATGTACAGTATCACAAGTAAACTGCATGAGCAATCTTATCAAAGGCCTTCGTTAAGTACTCGTATTATTTGCTAATTGCCTGTCTACTAAGTTCGGTAAAGTATAGCAATTGCCTGGTAAGTACGaagctatttttattaatttgcttGGTTCTGTATATGTTGCATCCAGGGTtacggttttatttattttgtcttgaGAGAAACATTCTACAAAACATCGAATTATAGATAACTATTTATACAGACATCatggtattattttttatatatcttaagttattaatgtaattattttagttcttattagaataataatgattCCAGTTACATTATGTCGAGAATGTGAAGAAAAAGGGTTTTAAatgaactaaatttttttggcattgcaataccaaatagattAATAGTGATTACTAATTAATCCTCAAGTTGAATCTTTTGGATTGTTTCTGtttcaaattatgtaatttctgAACTATAAGCTAtagaatatacttaattttatttctgacaataatttgttttaaatgcaGATGTTTCTCTCAAGcctaattgaataaaaatactaataaattaactatctAGGTGAATGTAAATACACATAATGACacttccatttaaatttgccaAATTGATGAGAAACATTGAACTGACTGGCAAATTTAAATGGGATTTGGTTttgtacaaaatgtaaatccctaaaactaaaagtattaattttatcacaaacactacaaaaaacacaaagtgTCCCTTCACATTCCTGTAATCAAAAATGTGAGTCCTAGAGAAATCgattgtaataataacattgatattaacatttattaatatgtataggATGGAGAGGAAGGCAATGGAGTGAGAGCAAGTCCTGATGCCGCAAGGAGCAACTCCAACCATAGGTATAACATTATTgtaaacttgtaaaatacaaCCCGTTGATTTAGAGTTATTATAACCTCCAAaacagaaattaatattatttaatgaatataacTAGAGTCTAAGCATTAATATAGTTATGTATTCAAACAAGAAAATGTCTTTTGAAAGCGATGCAAATTTTCTAtctgttacaaaatattgattacaTTTGATCGTATCATCATTTAAACTAGTATATGCCACAACTACAGTGCATCGATGTAGGTCAAGAGATCTATGTAAAACGACGGAGATGCAATGCTCTGGGTCGATGCAAACGGAGCAGTGAGGCCTCATTCTTATCTGCAGACATTTGTTTCCTCAGCTGGTGGGGCGTGAAGGCGGAGAGTGATGACGCGGACTCCAGGTGTTCTTACTCCAGTACCAGCACTCCTCCTCCTGTAAGTAATGTTATAATAGCGAAGCGACTATCGAATAATAccctaataaattttacatttaaacctTCATCAGgtatcatactatctattagtgaaaacctaAGAATAATTCTAATTAGAATGTGACAGTAAAAACTCCATAAATTAACAGACATTCTTACCATAATGTTTCAATATTCACAATTGAAATATGTACATGTTCTGCCACACATAAGCAAGAGTGGTGCATCGCATCCAATAGTTACTTATTTGAACATCCAAGAAAATACTAAGCGACATAAcgttgaagaaaataaaattggatgCGCCCCTTTTGCTTATGACGGCAATGATTGAAGTGAATGACGCTCAAACAAGtccaagaaaaataatttttcgcaaaataataattaagttgttaaaaaaataatttttcgcaagtaaataagtaaatctggagagaaaaaaaaattttagtgGAGCAACCACGATTCACtcgaataatttttaaaataagaagtaATATAAACTTCTGCAAAAAGCAACCACGATtcactcaaataatttttaaaataaagagtaACAT
Encoded proteins:
- the LOC128678255 gene encoding NGFI-A-binding protein homolog isoform X2, yielding MCASERGDMESPGEETGRSAPPAHTPAPPQNNGSNKIIGRNVNGTMVVTSAPANEAELQLYRVMQRASLLAYYDTLLEMGGDDVQQLCDAGEEEFLEIMALVGMASKPLHVRRLQKALQEWVTNPALFQIPIVPNLCPTENPFMQCNQRLLNIPSNIPSVLPRTVASPENNRPMYSPSPGAPENSCGSTTSAPNASPIHQPTTFTKIVLPSSPAPTTPVTSSASRSFSPQSACPPASAGSSPSSVTSPVQLTPVLLDIHVQKLAAAAEKLSKHLSPLEPKPQNTKKKMCKELELVMMMPESDPRRMEEIRKYAAIYGRFDCKRKPEKPLTLHEVMVNEAAAQMCRCVPALLTRRDELFPLARQLVRRAGLHYSKHGLPPSASLEDRDHEDETPSKRPRQDGEEGNGVRASPDAARSNSNHRHLFPQLVGREGGE
- the LOC128678255 gene encoding NGFI-A-binding protein homolog isoform X1 — protein: MCASERGDMESPGEETGRSAPPAHTPAPPQNNGSNKIIGRNVNGTMVVTSAPANEAELQLYRVMQRASLLAYYDTLLEMGGDDVQQLCDAGEEEFLEIMALVGMASKPLHVRRLQKALQEWVTNPALFQIPIVPNLCPTENPFMQCNQRLLNIPSNIPSVLPRTVASPENNRPMYSPSPGAPENSCGSTTSAPNASPIHQPTTFTKIVLPSSPAPTTPVTSSASRSFSPQSACPPASAGSSPSSVTSPVQLTPVLLDIHVQKLAAAAEKLSKHLSPLEPKPQNTKKKMCKELELVMMMPESDPRRMEEIRKYAAIYGRFDCKRKPEKPLTLHEVMVNEAAAQMCRCVPALLTRRDELFPLARQLVRRAGLHYSKHGLPPSASLEDRDHEDETPSKRPRQDGEEGNGVRASPDAARSNSNHSWWGVKAESDDADSRCSYSSTSTPPPDAEESRPQVVAARGDSIIAVANPALQPPHPARNHSN